The following coding sequences are from one Cygnus olor isolate bCygOlo1 chromosome 2, bCygOlo1.pri.v2, whole genome shotgun sequence window:
- the ZFHX4 gene encoding zinc finger homeobox protein 4 isoform X2, with protein sequence METCDSPTISRQENGQSTSKLCGTTQLDNEVPEKVAEMEPDRENSSTDDNLRTDERKSEILLGFSVENAAATQVTSAKEIPCNECATSFPSLQKYMEHHCPNARLPVLKDDNESEISELEDSDVENLTGEIVYQPDGSAYIIEDSKESGQNAQTGANSKLFSTAMFLDSLTSAGEKNEQSASAPMSFYPQIINTFHIASSLGKPFTADQAFPNTSALAGVGPVLHSFRVYDLRHKRDKDYLTSDGSAKNSCVSKDVPNNVDLSKFDGCVSDGKRKPVLMCFLCKLSFGYIRSFVTHAVHDHRMTLNEEEQKLLSNKYVSAIIQGIGKDKEPLISFLEPKKSTSVYPHFSTTNLIGPDPTFRGLWSAFHVENGDSLQAGFAFLKGSASTAGSAEQPLGITQMPKAEVNLGGLSSLVANTPITSVSLSHSSSESNKLSESKDQENNCERQKETNTLHPNGEFPIKSEPTEPVEEEDEDTYSNELDDDEVLGELADSIGSKDFPLLNQSISPLSSSVLKFIEKGTSSSSVTVSDDTDKTKQTAAHRHSSNVTSNYSISGKDFADASASKDSPTALHPNETVRGDEDSSVTPHQHSFTPSTPSAGDGSPGSGIECPKCDTVLGSSRSLGGHMTMMHSRNSCKTLKCPKCNWHYKYQQTLEAHMKEKHPEPGGSCVYCKTGQPHPRLARGESYTCGYKPFRCEVCNYSTTTKGNLSIHMQSDKHLNNVQNLQNGNGEQVYGHTAPPANAALSGCGTPSPSKPKQKPTWRCEVCDYETNVARNLRIHMTSEKHMHNMMLLQQNMKQIQHNLHLGLAPAEAELYQYYLAQNIGLTGMKLENPADPQMMINPFQLDPATAAALAPGLGELSPYISDPALKLFQCAVCNKFTSDSLEALSVHVSSERSLPEEEWRAVIGDIYQCKLCNYNTQLKANFQLHCKTDKHMQKYQLVAHIKEGGKTNEWRLKCIAIGNPVHLKCNACDYYTNSVDKLRLHTTNHRHEAALKLYKHLQKHESTVNPDSCYYYCALCDYSTKVKLNLVQHVRSVKHQQTEGLRKLQLHQQGLAPEEDNLSEIFFVKDCPPNELDVSGQDTWAWNLSV encoded by the exons ATGGAAACCTGTGACTCCCCTACTATCTCAAGGCAGGAAAATGGGCAGAGCACATCAAAGCTATGTGGAACGACACAACTTGATAATGAGGTGCCAGAGAAAGTTGCAGAGATGGAGCCTGACAGGGAAAACAGCTCTACAGATGACAACCTGAGAACGGATGAGCGCAAAAGTGAAATCTTGCTGGGTTTCAGTGTAGAGAATGCAGCTGCCACTCAGGTTACCTCAGCAAAGGAGATACCCTGCAACGAATGTGCCACTTCTTTTCCCAGTTTACAGAAATACATGGAACACCACTGTCCTAATGCCCGCCTTCCTGTCTTGAAGGACGACAATGAGAGCGAAATAAGTGAGTTAGAGGACAGTGATGTGGAGAATTTAACAGGGGAAATAGTTTACCAGCCTGATGGGTCAGCATATATAATTGAGGACTCCAAAGAAAGTGGGCAGAATGCACAGACTGGAGCAAATAGTAAACTCTTTTCTACAGCTATGTTTCTGGACTCTCTCACATCAGCTGGAGAGAAGAATGAACAGTCTGCTTCTGCACCTATGTCGTTCTACCCACAGATCATCAACACTTTTCATATCGCTTCATCCCTCGGGAAACCATTTACAGCCGATCAGGCTTTCCCAAATACCTCAGCATTAGCAGGAGTTGGTCCTGTGTTGCACAGTTTCCGTGTCTATGATCTCCGACACAAGAGAGATAAAGACTATCTAACCAGTGATGGCTCAGCCAAAAACTCCTGTGTGTCCAAAGATGTTCCTAACAATGTGGACTTGTCTAAATTTGATGGTTGTGTTAGTGATGGGAAAAGGAAACctgttttaatgtgtttcttGTGCAAGTTGTCTTTTGGTTATATTAGGTCATTTGTAACCCATGCTGTGCATGATCATCGGATGACCCTCAATGAAGAGGAGCAAAAGCTCCTCAGTAATAAATATGTCTCCGCCATAATACAGGGGATTGGCAAAGACAAAGAACCTCTTATAAGCTTTCTGGAACCAAAAAAATCCACTTCTGTTTATCCCCATTTTTCTACTACAAACCTCATAGGCCCTGATCCAACCTTCCGCGGTTTATGGAGTGCTTTTCATGTTGAAAACGGTGACTCTTTGCAGGCTGGCTTTGCATTCTTAAAAGGAAGTGCAAGCACTGCTGGTTCAGCAGAGCAGCCGCTAGGGATCACCCAAATGCCAAAGGCTGAAGTGAACCTGGGGGGACTGTCTAGTTTAGTAGCGAACACCCCGATTACCTCTGTGTCCCTCAGCCACTCATCATCTGAGTCAAACAAGCTGTCAGAGAGCAAAGACCAAGAGAACAACtgtgaaaggcagaaagaaaccaACACTTTACATCCTAATGGGGAATTCCCTATCAAAAGCGAACCCACTGAACCAgtagaagaagaagatgaagataCATATTCAAATGAACTTGATGATGATGAGGTATTAGGTGAACTAGCAGATAGTATTGGTAGCAAAGATTTCCCTCTTTTAAACCAAAGCATTTCTCCTTTATCATCCAGTGTGCTAAAATTTATAGAAAAGGgtacctcttcctcctctgtgaCTGTTTCCGATGACACAGATAAGACAAAACAGACTGCTGCACACAGACATAGTAGCAATGTTACTAGTAACTATAGCATTAGTGGCAAGGACTTTGCAGATGCAAGTGCCAGTAAAGACAGTCCCACAGCTCTTCATCCAAATGAAACAGTGAGAGGAGATGAAGACAGTTCTGTTACTCCTCACCAGCACAGCTTTACACCTAGCACACCAAGTGCAGGTGATGGCTCACCAGGAAGTGGCATTGAGTGTCCCAAATGTGACACAGTTCTGGGGTCTTCACGCTCTCTAGGTGGCCACATGACCATGATGCATTCTCGGAATTCATGCAAAACTCTTAAATGTCCCAAATGTAACTGGCACTACAAATATCAGCAGACCCTAGAGGCCCATATGAAGGAGAAACACCCTGAGCCTGGTGGCTCTTGTGTTTATTGTAAGACTGGACAGCCTCACCCCCGGCTTGCCAGGGGTGAAAGTTATACTTGTGGCTATAAACCCTTCCGTTGCGAGGTTTGTAACTACTCTACAACTACCAAAGGCAACCTCAGTATTCATATGCAGTCAGACAAGCACCTAAACAATGTTCAAAATCTTCAGAATGGGAACGGCGAGCAGGTGTACGGTCACACAGCCCCGCCAGCTAATGCTGCCCTCAGTGGCTGTGGGACACCATCtccatcaaaaccaaaacagaaaccCACGTGGCGCTGTGAGGTTTGTGACTATGAAACCAATGTGGCAAGGAACCTCCGCATTCACATGACCAGTGAGAAGCACATGCATAACATGATGCTCTTGCAGCAAAACATGAAACAGATCCAGCACAATCTGCACTTGGGCTTGGCACCCGCGGAGGCAGAGCTCTACCAGTACTACCTAGCCCAGAACATAGGCCTGACTGGAATGAAACTGGAGAACCCAGCAGACCCGCAGATGATGATCAATCCATTCCAGCTTGATCCAGCAACAGCTGCGGCTTTGGCGCCGGGACTTG GAGAGCTGTCACCTTATATCAGTGACCCAGCGCTGAAGCTATTCCAGTGTGCTGTTTGCAACAAATTCACCTCTGACAGCCTGGAGGCCCTAAGTGTGCATGTGAGCAGCGAGCGCTCGCTCCCCGAAGAGGAGTGGAGGGCTGTAATTGGAGACATCTACCAGTGCAAGCTCTGTAACTACAACACGCAGCTCAAAGCAAACTTCCAGCTCCACTGCAAGACTGACAAACATATGCAGAAATATCAACTGGTGGCTCACATTAAAGAAGGGGGCAAAACTAATGAGTGGAGGCTGAAGTGTATTGCCATTGGCAACCCGGTTCACCTAAAATGTAATGCCTGTGACTACTACACCAACAGCGTGGATAAATTGCGCTTACATACTACCAATCACAGGCATGAAGCAGCCCTGAAACTGTACAAG
- the ZFHX4 gene encoding zinc finger homeobox protein 4 isoform X1: METCDSPTISRQENGQSTSKLCGTTQLDNEVPEKVAEMEPDRENSSTDDNLRTDERKSEILLGFSVENAAATQVTSAKEIPCNECATSFPSLQKYMEHHCPNARLPVLKDDNESEISELEDSDVENLTGEIVYQPDGSAYIIEDSKESGQNAQTGANSKLFSTAMFLDSLTSAGEKNEQSASAPMSFYPQIINTFHIASSLGKPFTADQAFPNTSALAGVGPVLHSFRVYDLRHKRDKDYLTSDGSAKNSCVSKDVPNNVDLSKFDGCVSDGKRKPVLMCFLCKLSFGYIRSFVTHAVHDHRMTLNEEEQKLLSNKYVSAIIQGIGKDKEPLISFLEPKKSTSVYPHFSTTNLIGPDPTFRGLWSAFHVENGDSLQAGFAFLKGSASTAGSAEQPLGITQMPKAEVNLGGLSSLVANTPITSVSLSHSSSESNKLSESKDQENNCERQKETNTLHPNGEFPIKSEPTEPVEEEDEDTYSNELDDDEVLGELADSIGSKDFPLLNQSISPLSSSVLKFIEKGTSSSSVTVSDDTDKTKQTAAHRHSSNVTSNYSISGKDFADASASKDSPTALHPNETVRGDEDSSVTPHQHSFTPSTPSAGDGSPGSGIECPKCDTVLGSSRSLGGHMTMMHSRNSCKTLKCPKCNWHYKYQQTLEAHMKEKHPEPGGSCVYCKTGQPHPRLARGESYTCGYKPFRCEVCNYSTTTKGNLSIHMQSDKHLNNVQNLQNGNGEQVYGHTAPPANAALSGCGTPSPSKPKQKPTWRCEVCDYETNVARNLRIHMTSEKHMHNMMLLQQNMKQIQHNLHLGLAPAEAELYQYYLAQNIGLTGMKLENPADPQMMINPFQLDPATAAALAPGLVNNELPPEIRLASGQLMGDDLSLLTAGELSPYISDPALKLFQCAVCNKFTSDSLEALSVHVSSERSLPEEEWRAVIGDIYQCKLCNYNTQLKANFQLHCKTDKHMQKYQLVAHIKEGGKTNEWRLKCIAIGNPVHLKCNACDYYTNSVDKLRLHTTNHRHEAALKLYKHLQKHESTVNPDSCYYYCALCDYSTKVKLNLVQHVRSVKHQQTEGLRKLQLHQQGLAPEEDNLSEIFFVKDCPPNELDVSGQDTWAWNLSV; this comes from the exons ATGGAAACCTGTGACTCCCCTACTATCTCAAGGCAGGAAAATGGGCAGAGCACATCAAAGCTATGTGGAACGACACAACTTGATAATGAGGTGCCAGAGAAAGTTGCAGAGATGGAGCCTGACAGGGAAAACAGCTCTACAGATGACAACCTGAGAACGGATGAGCGCAAAAGTGAAATCTTGCTGGGTTTCAGTGTAGAGAATGCAGCTGCCACTCAGGTTACCTCAGCAAAGGAGATACCCTGCAACGAATGTGCCACTTCTTTTCCCAGTTTACAGAAATACATGGAACACCACTGTCCTAATGCCCGCCTTCCTGTCTTGAAGGACGACAATGAGAGCGAAATAAGTGAGTTAGAGGACAGTGATGTGGAGAATTTAACAGGGGAAATAGTTTACCAGCCTGATGGGTCAGCATATATAATTGAGGACTCCAAAGAAAGTGGGCAGAATGCACAGACTGGAGCAAATAGTAAACTCTTTTCTACAGCTATGTTTCTGGACTCTCTCACATCAGCTGGAGAGAAGAATGAACAGTCTGCTTCTGCACCTATGTCGTTCTACCCACAGATCATCAACACTTTTCATATCGCTTCATCCCTCGGGAAACCATTTACAGCCGATCAGGCTTTCCCAAATACCTCAGCATTAGCAGGAGTTGGTCCTGTGTTGCACAGTTTCCGTGTCTATGATCTCCGACACAAGAGAGATAAAGACTATCTAACCAGTGATGGCTCAGCCAAAAACTCCTGTGTGTCCAAAGATGTTCCTAACAATGTGGACTTGTCTAAATTTGATGGTTGTGTTAGTGATGGGAAAAGGAAACctgttttaatgtgtttcttGTGCAAGTTGTCTTTTGGTTATATTAGGTCATTTGTAACCCATGCTGTGCATGATCATCGGATGACCCTCAATGAAGAGGAGCAAAAGCTCCTCAGTAATAAATATGTCTCCGCCATAATACAGGGGATTGGCAAAGACAAAGAACCTCTTATAAGCTTTCTGGAACCAAAAAAATCCACTTCTGTTTATCCCCATTTTTCTACTACAAACCTCATAGGCCCTGATCCAACCTTCCGCGGTTTATGGAGTGCTTTTCATGTTGAAAACGGTGACTCTTTGCAGGCTGGCTTTGCATTCTTAAAAGGAAGTGCAAGCACTGCTGGTTCAGCAGAGCAGCCGCTAGGGATCACCCAAATGCCAAAGGCTGAAGTGAACCTGGGGGGACTGTCTAGTTTAGTAGCGAACACCCCGATTACCTCTGTGTCCCTCAGCCACTCATCATCTGAGTCAAACAAGCTGTCAGAGAGCAAAGACCAAGAGAACAACtgtgaaaggcagaaagaaaccaACACTTTACATCCTAATGGGGAATTCCCTATCAAAAGCGAACCCACTGAACCAgtagaagaagaagatgaagataCATATTCAAATGAACTTGATGATGATGAGGTATTAGGTGAACTAGCAGATAGTATTGGTAGCAAAGATTTCCCTCTTTTAAACCAAAGCATTTCTCCTTTATCATCCAGTGTGCTAAAATTTATAGAAAAGGgtacctcttcctcctctgtgaCTGTTTCCGATGACACAGATAAGACAAAACAGACTGCTGCACACAGACATAGTAGCAATGTTACTAGTAACTATAGCATTAGTGGCAAGGACTTTGCAGATGCAAGTGCCAGTAAAGACAGTCCCACAGCTCTTCATCCAAATGAAACAGTGAGAGGAGATGAAGACAGTTCTGTTACTCCTCACCAGCACAGCTTTACACCTAGCACACCAAGTGCAGGTGATGGCTCACCAGGAAGTGGCATTGAGTGTCCCAAATGTGACACAGTTCTGGGGTCTTCACGCTCTCTAGGTGGCCACATGACCATGATGCATTCTCGGAATTCATGCAAAACTCTTAAATGTCCCAAATGTAACTGGCACTACAAATATCAGCAGACCCTAGAGGCCCATATGAAGGAGAAACACCCTGAGCCTGGTGGCTCTTGTGTTTATTGTAAGACTGGACAGCCTCACCCCCGGCTTGCCAGGGGTGAAAGTTATACTTGTGGCTATAAACCCTTCCGTTGCGAGGTTTGTAACTACTCTACAACTACCAAAGGCAACCTCAGTATTCATATGCAGTCAGACAAGCACCTAAACAATGTTCAAAATCTTCAGAATGGGAACGGCGAGCAGGTGTACGGTCACACAGCCCCGCCAGCTAATGCTGCCCTCAGTGGCTGTGGGACACCATCtccatcaaaaccaaaacagaaaccCACGTGGCGCTGTGAGGTTTGTGACTATGAAACCAATGTGGCAAGGAACCTCCGCATTCACATGACCAGTGAGAAGCACATGCATAACATGATGCTCTTGCAGCAAAACATGAAACAGATCCAGCACAATCTGCACTTGGGCTTGGCACCCGCGGAGGCAGAGCTCTACCAGTACTACCTAGCCCAGAACATAGGCCTGACTGGAATGAAACTGGAGAACCCAGCAGACCCGCAGATGATGATCAATCCATTCCAGCTTGATCCAGCAACAGCTGCGGCTTTGGCGCCGGGACTTG taaaTAATGAGCTGCCGCCTGAAATCCGGCTTGCCAGTGGTCAGCTAATGGGTGATGACCTGTCCCTCCTTACTGCAGGAGAGCTGTCACCTTATATCAGTGACCCAGCGCTGAAGCTATTCCAGTGTGCTGTTTGCAACAAATTCACCTCTGACAGCCTGGAGGCCCTAAGTGTGCATGTGAGCAGCGAGCGCTCGCTCCCCGAAGAGGAGTGGAGGGCTGTAATTGGAGACATCTACCAGTGCAAGCTCTGTAACTACAACACGCAGCTCAAAGCAAACTTCCAGCTCCACTGCAAGACTGACAAACATATGCAGAAATATCAACTGGTGGCTCACATTAAAGAAGGGGGCAAAACTAATGAGTGGAGGCTGAAGTGTATTGCCATTGGCAACCCGGTTCACCTAAAATGTAATGCCTGTGACTACTACACCAACAGCGTGGATAAATTGCGCTTACATACTACCAATCACAGGCATGAAGCAGCCCTGAAACTGTACAAG